From the genome of Leptotrichia hongkongensis, one region includes:
- the atpC gene encoding ATP synthase F1 subunit epsilon: protein MAAEFILEAVTPERLVFEKPVEFVKLRTENGDIGILAKHINYITPIGAGEMLVREKDKEDVTYYLEGGFLEVRQDKVVILGVNIVEATKAEAERMAREVAIERAKRQKIQEDQDILGTKKRIKSNLSRK from the coding sequence ATGGCAGCAGAATTTATTTTGGAAGCAGTAACTCCAGAAAGACTAGTTTTTGAAAAGCCTGTTGAATTTGTAAAATTACGTACAGAAAATGGAGATATCGGAATACTTGCAAAGCATATTAATTATATTACACCAATTGGTGCAGGAGAAATGCTTGTTCGTGAAAAAGATAAGGAAGATGTCACATACTATCTGGAAGGTGGATTTTTGGAAGTAAGACAAGATAAAGTTGTCATTCTAGGAGTAAATATTGTTGAGGCAACTAAGGCAGAAGCTGAAAGAATGGCAAGGGAAGTAGCAATTGAAAGAGCAAAAAGACAAAAAATACAGGAAGATCAGGATATTTTAGGAACGAAAAAACGTATTAAGAGCAATTTGAGCAGGAAATAA
- a CDS encoding DUF4912 domain-containing protein, translating to MEQIKKNRSRTHYRNYVNEKLTGNITRNLNRLERFISLEVIEKEIIERVLIKYFLIKRSRTFYRNFVNKKLVGSLGKRYRKFFKDIDFNYEKISPDQIRRRYTETEINRSKYAKGVEFDGKSDHDDIYFDKAPLPASYFVDEIVLMPKNPTTLYVYWEIRDDTYERLASNNGIIDNVVIKLYKDGKEYRKIIRHERIGSHYITEIDVDQQHYEASIGYEDQYGNYSEVAHSVEAISPNDKVSDNIDLSWGTVKLDKNTNQLIKYINTPVSTPEGRELLGVPADYDVDENNEFIIEVIERLTKVGASESLIERKVIKGKLPNLRLDMGGSRSS from the coding sequence ATGGAGCAAATAAAAAAAAATAGAAGCAGAACACATTATAGAAATTACGTAAATGAAAAATTAACTGGAAATATAACAAGAAATTTGAACAGACTGGAAAGATTTATTTCGCTTGAAGTTATTGAAAAGGAAATTATTGAAAGAGTTTTAATAAAGTACTTTTTGATAAAGAGAAGCAGAACGTTTTATAGAAATTTTGTAAATAAAAAATTGGTAGGAAGCCTAGGAAAAAGATACAGAAAATTTTTCAAGGATATAGACTTTAATTATGAAAAAATTTCGCCAGATCAGATAAGACGTAGATATACTGAGACTGAAATTAATCGTTCAAAATATGCAAAAGGTGTAGAATTTGATGGAAAATCCGACCATGATGATATTTACTTCGATAAGGCTCCATTACCAGCATCATATTTTGTAGATGAAATCGTTCTAATGCCAAAAAATCCTACAACACTATATGTTTATTGGGAAATTCGCGATGATACTTATGAAAGATTGGCTTCAAATAACGGAATTATTGACAATGTAGTTATAAAACTTTACAAAGACGGAAAAGAATACAGAAAAATTATAAGACATGAAAGAATAGGATCTCATTATATTACTGAAATTGATGTAGATCAGCAACATTATGAAGCTTCTATCGGGTATGAAGACCAGTACGGGAACTACTCTGAAGTAGCTCACTCAGTAGAAGCAATCTCACCAAATGACAAAGTTTCTGATAATATTGATTTATCGTGGGGAACTGTAAAACTTGATAAAAATACAAATCAGCTTATAAAATATATAAATACTCCAGTTTCAACGCCAGAAGGAAGAGAGCTTTTAGGAGTACCTGCAGATTATGATGTGGATGAAAATAATGAATTTATAATTGAAGTTATAGAAAGATTGACAAAAGTAGGAGCTTCAGAATCATTAATCGAAAGAAAAGTGATAAAAGGAAAACTTCCAAATCTTAGACTGGATATGGGTGGTTCAAGAAGCAGTTAG
- the gloA gene encoding lactoylglutathione lyase, with the protein MAMLNMLHACLRVENLEKSIEFYEKAFGFKEDRRKDFPEHKFTIVYLTLPGESFEIELTYNYGHGPYTIGDGFSHLAIASDDLEGDNEKHKAMGYKTTDLMGLPGKPGHYYFVTDPDGYRMEVIRAE; encoded by the coding sequence ATGGCAATGTTAAATATGCTGCACGCTTGTTTACGTGTAGAAAATTTAGAAAAATCTATCGAATTTTACGAAAAGGCATTTGGATTTAAGGAAGATCGACGTAAAGATTTTCCAGAACATAAATTTACTATTGTTTATTTGACTCTTCCGGGAGAAAGTTTTGAAATTGAGCTGACTTATAATTATGGTCACGGTCCATATACAATTGGTGACGGTTTTTCACATCTGGCAATTGCTTCGGACGACTTGGAAGGAGATAATGAAAAACATAAGGCAATGGGATACAAGACAACAGATCTTATGGGCTTGCCTGGTAAACCTGGACATTATTATTTCGTAACGGATCCAGATGGTTACCGTATGGAAGTAATTCGTGCAGAATAA
- the dapB gene encoding 4-hydroxy-tetrahydrodipicolinate reductase: MKIIVYGAGVMAQYVKESVINSGNEFAGLVDPLGNGDFENLKGKDVDFDAIIDFSHFSLLEDVLEAGIDKKVPVLIATTGHSEEQLEKIQEASKQIPIIKATNTSVGVNIVNEIVAFATKLLKDFDIEIIEKHHNRKIDAPSGTANTLLEVVKENLDNDGKDYRTIYGREGHSKRAEKEIGVHAIRGGNIVGEHTVIYAKNDEIIEIKHEALSRKMFSDGAVKAVEFLAGKKAGLYTMKDVLGL; encoded by the coding sequence ATGAAGATAATAGTATATGGTGCTGGAGTTATGGCACAGTATGTAAAAGAATCAGTAATAAATTCTGGAAATGAATTTGCTGGGCTGGTTGACCCGCTTGGAAATGGGGATTTTGAAAATCTGAAGGGAAAAGATGTGGATTTTGATGCAATTATTGATTTTTCGCATTTTAGTTTGCTGGAGGATGTACTTGAAGCGGGAATTGATAAAAAAGTTCCAGTTCTAATTGCTACAACTGGACATTCAGAAGAACAGCTTGAAAAAATCCAGGAAGCATCAAAGCAAATACCGATAATTAAAGCGACAAATACTTCAGTTGGAGTAAATATCGTAAATGAAATTGTAGCCTTTGCGACAAAATTATTAAAGGATTTTGATATTGAAATAATTGAAAAGCATCACAACAGAAAAATTGACGCACCAAGCGGTACAGCGAATACTTTACTTGAAGTTGTCAAGGAAAATCTGGATAATGATGGAAAAGATTATAGAACAATTTACGGAAGAGAAGGGCACAGTAAACGTGCGGAAAAGGAAATAGGAGTTCACGCCATACGTGGCGGAAATATAGTCGGAGAACATACCGTAATTTATGCAAAAAATGATGAAATTATCGAAATAAAGCACGAAGCATTATCAAGAAAAATGTTTTCAGACGGTGCAGTCAAAGCTGTAGAATTTCTTGCTGGAAAAAAAGCAGGATTGTACACAATGAAAGATGTACTTGGTTTATAA
- a CDS encoding acyl-CoA dehydrogenase family protein, translating into MNKFINENLLKMNTEEFLSNIKKAFNDVFSNGNIEKINLMNYLSEKKWLSIKKCGLLLPFLPEKFGGRKNSQLEIQEVLRIAGNYGVPVTLRTGIEGALVLQPLVEYGNEEQIEKGLEMIFNGEGGGLAITEPETSGSAIAKEMQSYYEYVDENTIHVKADKYWQGNSQSDFLLIAAKEKKDGKLSKVISLILVPRKYITYDVLNSEGLKAVRYAVNHVDAKIPAKYIIKLSESKANCLREFQNIFIRSRLQLVGMTHGIMEYIVKNINKFAKKEILFVQNELNEIENTYDVSKIMYSYTCNNVSPDKSVSDKLMEANIIKSLATEYTYKAAKIAQKLLGAKGFEAGHPMSNVAIDFRPFTIFEGPNDMLYAEIYDQFSKATAVEKKEGIRINKNSTIYERFISDRRFENISVNNIINEIDDLISFLKHHTLNEMDQIKKVFVGKILARLFLLIQAESDNLIKFLIRDIRKDILDFEYNS; encoded by the coding sequence ATGAATAAATTTATAAATGAAAATTTGCTAAAAATGAATACAGAAGAATTTCTGTCTAATATAAAAAAGGCTTTCAATGATGTTTTTTCAAATGGAAATATTGAGAAAATAAATTTAATGAACTATTTATCAGAGAAGAAATGGTTAAGTATAAAAAAATGTGGACTTTTACTGCCTTTTCTGCCAGAAAAATTTGGGGGAAGAAAAAATAGTCAGCTTGAAATTCAGGAAGTTCTTAGAATCGCTGGGAACTATGGCGTACCAGTTACACTTAGAACAGGAATTGAAGGAGCATTAGTATTACAGCCGCTTGTTGAATATGGGAATGAGGAGCAGATTGAAAAAGGTCTGGAAATGATATTTAACGGAGAAGGCGGAGGACTGGCTATAACGGAGCCTGAGACTTCTGGATCTGCCATAGCAAAAGAAATGCAGTCTTACTATGAATATGTTGATGAAAATACAATTCATGTTAAAGCTGATAAATATTGGCAAGGAAATTCTCAAAGTGATTTTTTATTAATTGCAGCAAAGGAAAAGAAAGACGGTAAATTATCAAAAGTAATTAGCTTAATTTTAGTTCCAAGAAAATATATAACTTATGATGTGTTAAATTCGGAAGGTCTAAAAGCAGTAAGATATGCTGTAAATCATGTTGATGCAAAAATTCCTGCAAAATATATAATAAAACTTTCAGAAAGCAAGGCAAATTGTCTTAGAGAATTTCAAAACATCTTTATAAGAAGTAGATTGCAGCTAGTTGGAATGACACATGGAATTATGGAATATATCGTAAAAAATATAAATAAATTTGCTAAAAAAGAAATACTATTTGTTCAAAACGAATTAAATGAAATTGAAAATACTTACGATGTATCAAAAATTATGTATAGCTATACTTGTAACAATGTCTCTCCAGATAAGTCTGTTTCAGATAAATTAATGGAAGCAAATATTATAAAGAGCCTTGCTACTGAATATACTTACAAGGCAGCAAAAATTGCACAGAAACTTCTAGGGGCAAAAGGATTTGAAGCTGGGCATCCGATGAGCAATGTGGCAATTGACTTTAGACCGTTTACTATCTTTGAAGGTCCGAATGATATGCTTTACGCTGAAATTTATGATCAGTTTTCAAAAGCTACGGCTGTGGAGAAGAAGGAGGGAATCCGAATTAATAAAAATTCTACAATTTATGAAAGATTTATTTCGGATAGACGGTTTGAAAATATATCGGTAAATAATATTATTAATGAGATAGACGATTTAATCAGTTTTCTAAAACATCATACATTAAATGAGATGGATCAGATAAAAAAAGTTTTTGTTGGTAAAATACTGGCAAGATTGTTTCTTTTAATTCAAGCAGAATCAGATAATTTAATAAAATTTTTGATAAGGGATATTAGAAAAGATATTTTAGATTTTGAGTATAACAGTTAA
- the gltS gene encoding sodium/glutamate symporter has translation MVKINMDMIQTIGLAVVLLLIGIRLRKKINFFEKYCIPAPVIGGFLFSIIVFILRQTNIAQIKFDDTLQKFFMVMFFTSVGFNASLKVLKKGGKKVVIFLFVAAGLCILQNAVAVGLSKFVGLPPLLALMTGSTPMTGGHGTSAAVAPTIEALGPMYKGANAIAIASATFGLIMGSAMGGPIASRLIKKHKLLPEHFVKDGIQHGDEDIDEEVLKRQKPFLDGERFSMAFFYILIAMGIGSYLSIFIDYLMSFTNFEAHFPVYIGPMIVAAIIRNLSDNVKALNAPTKEISILEDVALNLFLAMALMTLRLWELIDLALPVFILLVAQVILIYFYLIWITFKAMGSDYDAAVMVSGHCGFGLGATPNGISNMKAVTEKYIYSKMAFFVIPIVGSLFIDFANISIITIFTQFFK, from the coding sequence ATGGTTAAAATTAACATGGATATGATTCAGACAATTGGATTAGCAGTTGTTTTGCTTTTAATTGGAATAAGACTCAGAAAAAAAATTAATTTTTTTGAAAAATATTGTATTCCAGCACCTGTTATTGGTGGATTTTTATTTTCAATAATTGTTTTTATCTTAAGGCAAACAAATATTGCTCAAATTAAATTTGATGATACATTGCAAAAATTCTTTATGGTAATGTTTTTTACAAGTGTAGGATTTAATGCCAGTCTTAAAGTGCTAAAAAAAGGTGGAAAAAAAGTTGTTATTTTCCTTTTTGTTGCAGCTGGATTATGTATTTTACAAAATGCTGTTGCTGTCGGACTGTCAAAATTTGTAGGACTTCCGCCGTTATTGGCATTAATGACAGGATCTACTCCGATGACTGGAGGGCATGGAACATCTGCAGCCGTAGCTCCAACAATCGAAGCTCTTGGACCTATGTATAAAGGGGCAAATGCAATTGCAATAGCTTCAGCAACTTTTGGACTTATTATGGGATCTGCAATGGGAGGGCCTATTGCCAGCAGACTTATAAAAAAACATAAATTATTACCAGAACATTTTGTAAAAGATGGGATACAGCATGGAGATGAAGACATCGATGAAGAAGTATTAAAAAGACAGAAGCCTTTTCTTGATGGGGAACGTTTTTCTATGGCATTTTTCTATATTCTGATTGCAATGGGAATTGGTTCATATTTATCAATATTTATTGACTATCTTATGAGCTTTACAAACTTTGAGGCACATTTTCCTGTTTACATTGGACCAATGATTGTTGCTGCAATTATTCGAAATTTGTCTGACAATGTAAAAGCATTGAATGCTCCGACAAAAGAAATAAGTATTCTTGAAGATGTGGCACTTAACCTATTTCTAGCAATGGCACTAATGACATTAAGATTATGGGAACTTATTGATTTAGCACTTCCAGTATTTATTTTACTTGTTGCACAAGTTATATTGATTTATTTCTATCTGATCTGGATAACATTTAAAGCGATGGGATCTGATTATGATGCGGCTGTTATGGTTTCAGGTCATTGTGGATTTGGACTAGGGGCAACCCCAAATGGAATTTCAAATATGAAAGCGGTTACTGAAAAATACATCTACTCAAAAATGGCATTTTTCGTAATTCCAATAGTTGGATCGCTTTTCATTGACTTTGCAAATATTAGTATTATTACAATATTTACACAGTTTTTCAAATAA
- a CDS encoding glycerol dehydrogenase — protein MRKIINSPSKYIQGKDEIGNLATYYKLRGNSGAYLLVDKFIFDNFKDKIVESFEKEGINYHVEVFGGECSKNEINRNIDILKEKKCDAVFGIGGGKTLDAAKAVSYYENIPVFIVPTIASTDAPCSALSVIYTPNGEFEEYLFLKANPDMVIMDTDVIVNAPARLLVAGIGDALATYYEAKACVDSNASSIAGGGITKAAIAIAELCKDTLFQDGLKAKIAVENKVVTQAVENIIEANTYLSGIGFESGGLAAAHAIHNGLTILEEGHHMYHGEKVAFGTITQLVLENRCLCEIKKVVEFCKSVGLPTTLDELGMGSVSKERLYEVAKASTAEGETIHNMPFKVTADDVFAAILVADKLGKN, from the coding sequence ATGAGAAAGATTATTAATTCGCCATCAAAATACATTCAAGGAAAAGATGAAATCGGTAATTTGGCAACTTATTACAAATTACGTGGTAACAGCGGAGCATATCTTTTAGTAGATAAATTTATTTTTGATAATTTTAAGGATAAAATTGTTGAAAGTTTTGAAAAAGAAGGTATAAACTACCATGTTGAAGTTTTTGGCGGAGAATGTTCAAAAAATGAAATTAACCGAAATATTGATATTTTAAAAGAAAAAAAATGTGATGCAGTATTTGGAATCGGTGGAGGAAAAACTCTTGATGCAGCAAAAGCAGTATCATATTACGAAAATATTCCTGTCTTTATTGTTCCAACAATTGCTTCAACAGACGCACCATGCAGTGCCTTATCAGTAATCTACACTCCAAATGGAGAATTTGAAGAATACTTGTTCTTAAAGGCAAATCCTGATATGGTAATAATGGATACTGATGTAATCGTAAATGCACCTGCCAGACTTCTTGTCGCTGGAATTGGAGATGCACTTGCCACTTATTACGAAGCCAAAGCCTGTGTTGATTCAAACGCTTCTTCAATCGCTGGAGGTGGCATTACAAAAGCTGCTATTGCAATTGCAGAATTATGTAAGGATACTTTATTCCAAGATGGTTTAAAAGCCAAGATTGCAGTAGAAAATAAAGTAGTTACGCAAGCTGTTGAAAATATAATCGAAGCAAATACTTATTTGAGTGGAATTGGATTTGAAAGTGGAGGACTTGCGGCAGCTCACGCTATTCATAACGGACTTACAATTCTGGAAGAAGGACATCACATGTATCATGGAGAAAAAGTTGCATTCGGAACAATTACGCAATTAGTTCTGGAAAACAGATGTTTATGCGAAATCAAAAAAGTTGTAGAGTTCTGTAAGAGTGTAGGGCTTCCTACAACATTGGATGAATTAGGAATGGGAAGTGTTTCCAAAGAAAGATTATATGAAGTAGCAAAAGCAAGTACAGCTGAAGGTGAAACAATTCATAACATGCCATTCAAAGTTACTGCCGATGATGTTTTTGCAGCAATACTTGTAGCAGATAAACTTGGAAAAAATTAA
- a CDS encoding HAD family hydrolase: protein MENINSKKIKNIVFDLGNVLINFDKDTYLKEKLPKEKRKDFHDNVIGTKEWLMLDRGTLTYPEAKKIFKERSPHLATEIDNFFDKDFFELLKPIKENIELLYKLRDHYEYKLYVLSNFHKDSYEYVFKHNDFFKLFEGCLISCYFKLLKPEEKIYDTLLYEFGLIPEETLFIDDMKENIEAAENKGIKGLHLPDYTKLEEELKNILKI from the coding sequence ATGGAAAATATAAATTCTAAAAAAATAAAAAATATAGTATTTGATTTAGGAAATGTTTTAATAAATTTTGACAAAGACACTTATTTAAAAGAAAAATTGCCAAAAGAAAAAAGAAAAGATTTTCATGATAATGTGATTGGTACAAAGGAATGGTTAATGCTTGACAGGGGAACTTTGACTTATCCTGAAGCTAAAAAGATTTTTAAGGAAAGAAGCCCTCATTTGGCTACTGAAATTGATAATTTTTTTGACAAGGACTTTTTTGAATTGTTAAAGCCTATAAAAGAAAATATTGAGCTTCTTTACAAATTAAGAGATCATTATGAATATAAATTATATGTGCTTTCAAATTTCCACAAGGATTCATACGAATATGTCTTCAAACACAACGATTTCTTTAAATTATTTGAAGGCTGCCTAATTTCATGCTATTTCAAACTTTTAAAGCCAGAAGAAAAAATTTATGACACTCTTCTTTATGAATTTGGATTAATTCCAGAAGAAACATTGTTTATTGATGATATGAAGGAAAATATTGAAGCCGCCGAAAATAAAGGAATCAAAGGACTTCATTTGCCAGATTATACTAAATTAGAAGAGGAATTGAAAAACATTTTGAAAATTTAA
- a CDS encoding proline--tRNA ligase — protein sequence MRLSRAFLKTYKEAPKEAQIVSHQLMLRSFMIKQLTRGVYTYLPFGYRVLKKIENITREEMDKAGAQELLMPVLQPASLWEESGRWFAYGPELMRLKDRNEREFSLGPTHEEVITDVVRDSISSYKELPFNVYQIQTKFRDEMRPRFGLMRGREFVMKDAYSFHLTQESLDEEYLNMKDTYSRILERMGLNYRAVEADTGSIGGDASHEFMVLAESGEDDILYNDSSDYAANVEKATSIIELKESNEEKLPKELVETPNAKTIEELANFLNIPKEKTVKAVMLKEVLEDVEKFVLALIRGDLDVNPIKLKNVIGASTELEMMSEEECEKFGLVAGYAGSYEKKEGLYVVIDETVKYVRNFALGANKADYHYINVNLEDLAYDLVADIRTARAGDISPDGKGVLKIARGIEVGHIFKLGEKYSKALNATVLDENGKQAVMKMGCYGMGMSRIISAAIEQNHDEYGIIWPKAIAPYHVDVIIANMKDETQVNIGEKLYNELNQNKIETVLDDRNERAGFKFKDADLIGFPLKIVVGKGAADGIVEVKDRKTGESTDVKVEEVLNFVKNFMAE from the coding sequence ATGAGATTATCAAGAGCATTTTTAAAAACATATAAGGAAGCACCAAAAGAGGCTCAAATTGTGAGCCACCAGCTTATGCTTAGATCGTTTATGATTAAGCAGCTTACGAGAGGGGTTTATACTTATTTGCCATTTGGATACAGAGTTCTAAAAAAAATAGAAAATATCACAAGAGAAGAAATGGATAAAGCAGGAGCTCAGGAACTTCTTATGCCTGTACTGCAACCCGCTTCACTTTGGGAAGAATCTGGACGTTGGTTTGCTTATGGGCCTGAACTTATGAGATTAAAAGATAGAAACGAAAGGGAATTTTCGCTTGGACCTACTCACGAGGAAGTTATTACGGATGTTGTAAGAGATTCAATTTCATCATACAAGGAACTGCCTTTTAACGTTTATCAGATTCAAACAAAATTTAGGGATGAAATGCGTCCAAGATTCGGTCTTATGCGTGGAAGGGAATTCGTGATGAAGGATGCCTACAGTTTTCATTTGACACAGGAATCGCTTGATGAGGAATATTTGAATATGAAAGACACTTATTCAAGAATTTTGGAAAGAATGGGACTTAATTACAGGGCAGTCGAGGCTGATACTGGTTCTATCGGAGGTGATGCTTCGCACGAATTTATGGTGCTTGCAGAAAGCGGAGAAGATGATATTTTATACAATGACTCTTCAGATTATGCGGCAAACGTTGAAAAAGCAACAAGCATTATTGAACTAAAAGAAAGCAACGAAGAAAAACTTCCAAAAGAATTAGTTGAAACTCCAAATGCAAAAACAATTGAAGAGCTGGCTAATTTCTTGAATATCCCTAAAGAAAAAACTGTAAAGGCAGTAATGCTGAAGGAAGTTCTTGAAGATGTAGAAAAATTTGTGCTAGCCCTAATTCGTGGAGATTTGGATGTAAATCCTATAAAATTAAAAAATGTAATTGGAGCTTCTACAGAACTTGAAATGATGAGCGAGGAAGAATGCGAAAAATTCGGGCTGGTTGCTGGATATGCAGGCTCTTATGAAAAAAAAGAAGGCTTATACGTTGTAATTGACGAAACTGTAAAATATGTAAGAAACTTTGCTTTAGGTGCTAATAAAGCTGATTATCACTATATAAACGTAAATCTTGAAGACTTGGCATATGACTTAGTTGCAGATATTAGAACTGCAAGAGCTGGAGATATTTCCCCTGATGGAAAAGGAGTTCTTAAAATTGCACGTGGAATAGAAGTTGGACATATTTTCAAACTTGGAGAAAAATATTCAAAAGCCCTAAATGCTACTGTTCTTGATGAAAACGGAAAACAAGCCGTTATGAAAATGGGATGTTACGGAATGGGAATGTCAAGAATAATTTCAGCCGCAATTGAACAAAACCACGATGAATACGGTATAATTTGGCCAAAAGCAATAGCCCCTTACCATGTTGATGTAATAATCGCCAATATGAAAGATGAAACACAGGTAAATATAGGCGAAAAATTGTATAATGAACTAAATCAAAATAAAATTGAAACTGTATTAGATGACAGAAATGAAAGAGCAGGATTCAAATTCAAAGATGCCGACTTAATAGGTTTCCCATTAAAAATAGTCGTTGGAAAAGGCGCAGCTGATGGAATTGTAGAAGTGAAAGATAGAAAAACTGGAGAAAGTACAGATGTAAAAGTTGAGGAAGTTTTGAATTTTGTAAAGAATTTTATGGCAGAATAA
- the ybaK gene encoding Cys-tRNA(Pro) deacylase, with protein MKHKKEKIAKTNALRQLDKQKIPYIIHTYEWSEDKSGGLGVAEKLPELADRVFKTIVLKGKSKNLYVCVIHGEAHLDLKKVAKACKEKNIDLLPLLELEKETGYIRGGCSPVGMKKLFRTFFDKEVEKFDKIMVSAGRRGLQMEVETEKLIEVVKGNVVDLTMEEI; from the coding sequence ATGAAACATAAGAAAGAAAAAATTGCAAAAACAAATGCATTAAGACAGCTTGATAAACAGAAGATTCCATATATTATTCACACTTATGAGTGGAGCGAGGATAAAAGTGGAGGGCTTGGTGTTGCTGAAAAGTTGCCTGAACTAGCGGATAGAGTTTTTAAGACAATTGTTTTGAAGGGGAAAAGTAAAAATTTGTATGTGTGTGTAATTCATGGAGAGGCACATTTGGATTTGAAAAAGGTGGCAAAGGCCTGCAAAGAGAAAAATATTGATTTATTGCCACTTTTAGAACTGGAGAAAGAAACAGGATATATTCGTGGAGGATGTTCTCCTGTGGGAATGAAGAAACTGTTTAGGACTTTTTTTGACAAGGAAGTTGAAAAATTTGATAAAATAATGGTTTCGGCTGGAAGAAGAGGACTGCAGATGGAAGTAGAAACAGAAAAACTGATTGAAGTTGTGAAGGGGAATGTTGTGGATTTGACGATGGAAGAGATTTAA
- a CDS encoding enhanced serine sensitivity protein SseB: protein MVDVNKPLENPVLKELFSRIGKNQKSDLELQNKILDEIIMRAYFLSYVFLDKPIETDETGKGTVKEDSNISFYMISSSDGKQFYPAFTDWEELNKWNIGIDKIQTLILSFDDYAEMVLLNPDIEGFVINPFTTSFTFTREQLKILKKEKEERLKVVETKVEKDTPVMIGEAKEYPEDMLEALKSACKLDKNIKRTWLMLMYKEGQESYLLVVDSTGNEKESIEFIGRKVTPYLNGKYIDMFSYKDSFAKDVVKDKKPFYEKRNSI, encoded by the coding sequence ATGGTTGATGTAAATAAGCCATTGGAAAATCCTGTGTTAAAAGAATTGTTTAGTAGAATAGGAAAAAATCAGAAAAGTGATTTAGAATTACAAAATAAAATTTTAGATGAAATTATAATGAGAGCTTATTTTTTAAGTTATGTATTTTTGGATAAACCTATTGAAACTGATGAAACTGGAAAAGGAACTGTTAAAGAAGATTCAAATATATCTTTCTATATGATTTCTTCATCTGATGGAAAACAATTTTATCCAGCATTTACTGACTGGGAAGAATTGAATAAGTGGAATATTGGCATTGATAAAATACAGACACTTATTTTGTCTTTTGATGATTATGCAGAAATGGTATTATTAAATCCAGATATAGAAGGTTTTGTTATTAATCCATTTACTACATCATTTACCTTTACAAGAGAACAACTTAAAATTTTGAAAAAGGAAAAGGAAGAAAGACTTAAGGTCGTTGAAACAAAAGTAGAAAAGGACACGCCTGTAATGATTGGAGAAGCGAAAGAATATCCTGAAGATATGCTTGAAGCATTAAAAAGTGCTTGTAAATTAGATAAAAATATTAAAAGAACATGGTTAATGCTCATGTATAAAGAGGGACAGGAGAGTTATCTATTAGTTGTTGACAGTACGGGAAATGAAAAAGAAAGTATAGAATTTATAGGAAGAAAAGTAACTCCATACTTGAATGGAAAATATATTGATATGTTTTCATATAAAGATAGTTTTGCAAAAGATGTTGTTAAAGATAAAAAGCCATTTTATGAAAAGAGAAATTCGATATAA